One window of Methanocaldococcus sp. genomic DNA carries:
- a CDS encoding 50S ribosomal protein L5, which yields MSFEELWQKNPMLKPRIEKVVVNFGVGESGDRLTKGEKVIEELTGQKPIRTRAKQTNPTFGIRKKLPIGLKVTLRGKKAEEFLKNAFEAFQKEGKKLYDYSFDDYGNFSFGIHEHIDFPGQKYDPMIGIFGMDVCVTLERPGFRVKRRKRCRAKVPRRHRLTREEAIEFIEKTFGIKVERVLEEEEAQ from the coding sequence ATGAGCTTTGAAGAATTGTGGCAAAAAAATCCTATGTTAAAACCAAGAATTGAAAAAGTTGTTGTTAACTTTGGAGTAGGAGAAAGTGGAGATAGATTAACAAAAGGAGAAAAGGTTATTGAAGAGTTGACTGGACAAAAACCTATAAGAACAAGAGCTAAGCAGACAAACCCAACATTTGGTATCAGAAAAAAATTACCTATTGGATTAAAAGTTACCCTAAGAGGTAAAAAAGCAGAAGAATTTTTAAAAAATGCTTTTGAGGCTTTCCAAAAAGAAGGTAAAAAATTATATGATTATTCATTTGATGATTATGGAAACTTCTCATTTGGTATCCACGAACATATAGATTTTCCTGGACAAAAATATGACCCAATGATTGGAATTTTTGGGATGGATGTTTGTGTAACATTAGAGAGACCTGGATTTAGAGTAAAAAGAAGAAAAAGATGTAGAGCAAAAGTTCCAAGAAGACATAGATTAACAAGAGAAGAGGCTATTGAATTTATAGAAAAAACCTTTGGAATTAAAGTTGAGAGAGTTTTAGAGGAAGAAGAAGCACAATAA
- the mtnA gene encoding S-methyl-5-thioribose-1-phosphate isomerase, with translation MKKMKDLRPIIWDDNKKELILIDQRKLPHKLEYFVCKNYKDVAYAIKDMIVRGAPAIGVSASYGMALAEIRGDDIYKAYNTLKNTRPTAVNLFWALNRCLKAYNEGRSILEEAKKIHEEDIETCKKIGMIGEKLIEDDDTILTHCNAGALATSAYGTALSVIRFAYYNGKKIKVIADETRPRLQGAKLTAFELNYEGIPVKVITDNTAGFLMQKGEIDKIIVGADRILVDGTVYNKIGTYSLAVLAKYHEIPFYVAAPLSTFDLKSSEKDVIIEERDEKEVAYIEGVRIIPEGVSCYNYAFDKTPPDLITAIITEKGIIKPKKEEILRLY, from the coding sequence ATGAAAAAAATGAAAGATTTAAGACCAATAATATGGGATGATAATAAAAAAGAACTGATATTAATTGATCAAAGAAAATTACCTCATAAATTGGAGTATTTTGTTTGTAAAAATTATAAGGATGTTGCCTATGCAATAAAGGATATGATAGTTAGAGGAGCTCCTGCTATTGGTGTCTCTGCAAGTTATGGAATGGCATTGGCTGAAATTAGGGGAGATGACATTTATAAGGCATACAACACTTTAAAGAATACAAGACCTACAGCAGTTAATCTATTTTGGGCATTGAATAGATGTTTAAAGGCATATAATGAAGGAAGGTCTATATTGGAGGAGGCAAAAAAAATTCATGAAGAAGATATAGAAACTTGTAAAAAGATTGGAATGATAGGAGAAAAACTTATAGAAGATGATGACACAATATTAACTCACTGTAATGCTGGGGCTTTAGCAACTTCTGCTTATGGAACCGCCTTGAGTGTTATTAGATTTGCATATTATAATGGAAAAAAGATTAAAGTTATTGCAGATGAAACAAGACCAAGATTGCAAGGGGCTAAATTAACAGCCTTTGAGTTAAATTATGAAGGAATTCCAGTTAAAGTTATTACTGATAATACTGCTGGATTTTTAATGCAGAAAGGAGAGATAGATAAAATTATAGTTGGAGCAGATAGGATCTTGGTAGATGGAACTGTATATAACAAAATAGGAACATATAGTTTGGCAGTTTTAGCTAAATATCATGAAATTCCTTTCTATGTAGCCGCTCCATTATCTACTTTTGATTTAAAAAGTTCTGAAAAGGATGTTATTATAGAAGAGAGAGATGAAAAAGAAGTGGCATATATTGAAGGTGTAAGAATAATTCCAGAAGGCGTTAGTTGCTACAATTATGCTTTTGATAAGACACCTCCAGATTTGATAACTGCAATAATAACTGAAAAAGGAATAATAAAACCAAAAAAAGAAGAAATTTTAAGATTATACTAA
- a CDS encoding 30S ribosomal protein S4e has product MGKKGPKRHLKRLAAPVRWELPRKVAKFTVRPLPGAHPMSESLPLLLIIRDILKYADNAREAKKIIKMGKVLVDGRVRKEEKLPVGLMDVVSLPDANENYRVLFDRKGRIKLRPTENPDLKLCKIKNKTVVKGGHIQLNLHDGRNILIRVSDPTNPKEDVYKTGDTLLISIPDQEIKAHIPFEVGKLAYITGGKHVGDFARIVEIEKRGIYPDIVTLENLEGDKFKTVKDYVFVVGDEEPIIKL; this is encoded by the coding sequence ATGGGAAAAAAAGGTCCAAAAAGACATTTGAAAAGATTAGCCGCTCCAGTTAGATGGGAATTACCTAGAAAAGTAGCTAAATTTACTGTTAGACCTTTACCAGGAGCTCACCCAATGAGTGAGTCATTACCTCTCTTACTTATTATTAGAGATATTTTAAAATATGCTGACAATGCAAGAGAGGCTAAAAAAATTATTAAGATGGGTAAAGTTTTAGTTGATGGAAGAGTTAGAAAAGAGGAAAAGTTACCTGTTGGATTGATGGATGTAGTCTCATTACCTGATGCAAATGAAAATTACAGAGTTTTATTCGACAGGAAAGGAAGAATTAAATTAAGACCAACAGAAAATCCAGATTTAAAATTATGTAAAATTAAAAACAAAACTGTTGTTAAAGGAGGTCACATTCAACTAAACTTACACGATGGTAGAAACATATTAATTAGAGTTTCAGATCCTACAAACCCTAAAGAGGATGTATATAAAACTGGAGACACTTTATTAATTTCAATTCCAGATCAAGAAATTAAAGCACATATTCCATTTGAAGTTGGGAAATTAGCATACATTACCGGAGGAAAACACGTTGGAGACTTCGCAAGAATTGTTGAAATTGAGAAAAGAGGAATTTATCCAGACATAGTTACATTAGAAAACTTAGAAGGAGACAAATTCAAGACAGTTAAAGACTATGTCTTTGTCGTTGGAGATGAAGAACCTATTATTAAGTTGTAA
- the cobK gene encoding precorrin-6A reductase, with the protein MRVLLMGGTKDSVEIGKRLRSLDNLFILYTSTTDYGGKLGLEFADKIIDKPLNKNDLNKTIKKYNIDVLIDATHPFAINASKNAMEVCKSNNIEYVRFEREWKKIEHPNVIYVKDFEEGAKLAKKFKKIFHMAGIKNLKTVVDIVGKDKVVARVLPISVNEALKILPQQNIVAMYGTFSKELNKYLIRDYGCDAIITKDSGSSGGFYEKVYGALEVGAKVIVVERPKLNYPICFSDINELINYLKDKL; encoded by the coding sequence ATGAGAGTTTTATTAATGGGAGGTACTAAGGATAGCGTAGAGATTGGTAAAAGATTAAGAAGTTTGGATAATTTATTTATTTTATATACTTCAACAACAGATTATGGAGGAAAGTTAGGTTTAGAATTTGCTGATAAAATAATTGACAAACCTCTAAATAAAAATGATTTAAATAAAACAATAAAGAAATATAATATTGATGTTTTAATTGACGCTACGCATCCCTTTGCTATAAATGCAAGTAAAAACGCTATGGAGGTTTGTAAATCTAACAATATAGAGTATGTAAGATTTGAAAGAGAATGGAAAAAAATAGAGCATCCAAATGTTATTTATGTTAAAGATTTTGAAGAAGGGGCGAAATTAGCTAAAAAATTTAAAAAAATCTTCCATATGGCTGGAATTAAAAACTTAAAAACTGTTGTTGATATAGTAGGAAAAGATAAAGTTGTTGCCAGAGTTTTACCAATTTCAGTAAATGAGGCTTTAAAAATTCTACCTCAGCAGAATATTGTAGCAATGTATGGAACATTTTCTAAGGAATTAAATAAATATTTAATAAGAGATTACGGATGTGATGCTATCATAACCAAAGATAGTGGGAGTAGTGGAGGATTTTATGAAAAAGTTTATGGTGCCTTAGAAGTAGGGGCTAAGGTTATAGTAGTTGAAAGACCTAAATTGAACTATCCAATATGTTTTAGTGATATAAATGAACTTATTAATTATTTAAAGGATAAATTATAA
- a CDS encoding 30S ribosomal protein S17 — protein MVAKNIGISVKAPEVECDDKHCPFHGSLPVRGQSFVGVVVSDKPHKTVIIKREIIKYIKKYERYERRTSKLVAHNPPCINAKVGDIVRVMECRPISKTKSFVVVEKLGRVDETSNE, from the coding sequence ATGGTAGCAAAAAATATAGGAATTTCAGTAAAAGCTCCAGAAGTAGAATGTGATGACAAACATTGTCCATTTCACGGCTCTCTACCAGTAAGAGGTCAAAGTTTCGTAGGAGTTGTTGTTAGTGATAAACCACACAAGACTGTTATAATCAAAAGAGAAATCATAAAATACATTAAAAAATATGAAAGATATGAAAGAAGAACTTCAAAATTAGTTGCTCATAATCCTCCATGTATAAATGCAAAAGTAGGAGATATAGTAAGGGTTATGGAATGTAGACCAATAAGCAAAACAAAATCATTTGTTGTCGTTGAAAAATTAGGAAGAGTAGATGAAACATCTAATGAATAA
- the rplX gene encoding 50S ribosomal protein L24 yields the protein MAFTKSKQPRKQRKALFNAPLHLRRKVMSAMLSKELKEKLGKNAIPVRKGDIVRIMRGNFKGLEGEVTKVDLKRYRIHVEGAYNKRQDGKEVPYPIHPSNVMIIKLYDKDERRFKHIKK from the coding sequence ATGGCTTTTACTAAGTCAAAACAGCCAAGAAAACAAAGAAAAGCGTTATTTAACGCACCACTTCATTTGAGAAGAAAGGTTATGTCTGCAATGTTATCAAAAGAATTAAAGGAAAAATTAGGTAAAAACGCCATTCCGGTTAGAAAGGGAGATATTGTAAGAATAATGAGAGGAAACTTTAAAGGGTTAGAAGGAGAAGTAACAAAAGTTGATTTAAAAAGATACAGAATCCATGTTGAAGGAGCTTACAACAAAAGACAAGATGGAAAAGAAGTTCCATATCCAATTCATCCATCAAATGTTATGATTATTAAACTCTATGACAAAGATGAAAGAAGATTCAAACATATTAAAAAGTAA
- a CDS encoding 50S ribosomal protein L14, giving the protein MKAIGSKPVRALPVGARCICADNTGAKEVEIIAVRNYKGVARRLPTARVGDMVIVTVKKGTPEMRKQVLPAIVIRQRKEIRRPDGTRVKFADNAVVIVTPDGNPKGSDIKGPVAKEAAERWPGIARIAKIIV; this is encoded by the coding sequence ATGAAAGCAATTGGTTCAAAACCTGTAAGGGCTCTACCAGTAGGTGCAAGATGCATTTGTGCTGATAACACAGGAGCTAAGGAAGTAGAAATTATTGCTGTGAGAAACTATAAAGGTGTAGCAAGAAGATTACCTACTGCAAGAGTAGGGGATATGGTTATCGTTACCGTTAAAAAAGGAACTCCTGAAATGAGAAAACAGGTTTTACCTGCTATTGTTATAAGACAAAGAAAAGAAATTAGAAGACCAGACGGAACAAGAGTTAAGTTTGCAGATAATGCAGTTGTTATAGTAACTCCAGACGGCAACCCAAAAGGTTCTGATATTAAAGGACCTGTCGCTAAAGAAGCAGCAGAAAGATGGCCAGGTATTGCGAGAATTGCTAAAATAATAGTATAA
- the rnp1 gene encoding ribonuclease P protein component 1, translating to MITPHNILRHELIGLKVTIIDSKNKSMIGIKGKVVDETRNTLIIEKENGKEVIIPKDIATFMFELKGCKVKVDGRLLIGRPEERLKKKIKIIYPY from the coding sequence ATGATAACTCCTCACAACATATTAAGACATGAACTTATAGGACTTAAAGTTACTATTATCGATTCAAAAAATAAGTCAATGATTGGCATTAAAGGGAAAGTAGTAGATGAAACAAGAAATACTTTAATAATAGAAAAAGAAAATGGTAAAGAAGTAATAATTCCAAAAGACATTGCAACCTTTATGTTTGAACTAAAAGGATGTAAAGTGAAAGTTGATGGTAGATTGTTAATAGGAAGGCCAGAAGAAAGACTGAAAAAAAAGATAAAAATCATATATCCTTATTAA
- a CDS encoding zinc finger domain-containing protein, with protein MKYICISCNAEIAPREKSTKFLCPNCGEVEIVRCEKCRKLNNPYKCPKCGFEGP; from the coding sequence ATGAAATACATTTGTATTAGTTGTAATGCTGAAATAGCTCCAAGAGAGAAATCAACAAAATTTTTATGTCCAAACTGTGGAGAGGTAGAGATAGTAAGATGTGAAAAATGTAGAAAATTAAACAACCCTTACAAGTGTCCAAAGTGTGGATTTGAGGGACCATAA
- the rplV gene encoding 50S ribosomal protein L22, with the protein MGKLKYKIQVNPEKTARAMGRNIPISRKHAREICKSINGMKLDEAIKFLEDVITMKRPVLFRRHCKKVGHRKGKLGWPAGRYPVKAAKAILKILNYAKANAEYKGLNVEKLRIKHISTNKGITIKRYMPRAFGRATPKFQETVHIQVILEEYH; encoded by the coding sequence ATGGGTAAATTAAAATATAAAATACAGGTTAATCCTGAAAAAACTGCAAGAGCTATGGGAAGAAACATTCCAATATCAAGAAAGCATGCAAGAGAGATTTGTAAATCAATAAATGGAATGAAATTAGATGAAGCTATAAAGTTCTTAGAAGATGTTATTACTATGAAAAGACCAGTTCTATTTAGAAGACACTGCAAAAAAGTAGGACACAGAAAAGGTAAATTAGGATGGCCTGCAGGAAGATACCCAGTTAAAGCAGCTAAGGCAATCTTAAAGATATTAAACTATGCAAAGGCAAATGCTGAATACAAAGGTTTAAATGTAGAAAAATTGAGAATAAAACATATCTCAACAAATAAAGGAATTACAATAAAGAGATACATGCCAAGAGCATTTGGTAGAGCCACTCCTAAGTTCCAAGAAACCGTTCATATACAAGTTATCTTAGAAGAATACCACTAA
- the yciH gene encoding stress response translation initiation inhibitor YciH — translation MPEICPRCGLPKELCVCEEIAKEEQKIKIYVTKRRFGKLMTIIEGFDASVIDLKELAKKLKDICACGGTVKDNTIELQGDHRKKVAEILVKMGYSKDSIEVR, via the coding sequence ATGCCAGAGATCTGCCCAAGGTGTGGATTACCTAAAGAACTATGTGTTTGTGAAGAAATAGCCAAAGAAGAACAAAAAATAAAAATATATGTTACAAAGAGAAGATTTGGTAAGTTAATGACAATAATCGAAGGTTTTGATGCAAGTGTTATTGACTTAAAAGAACTTGCTAAAAAATTAAAGGATATCTGTGCCTGTGGAGGAACTGTTAAAGATAATACTATTGAACTTCAAGGGGATCATAGAAAAAAAGTCGCTGAAATTTTAGTTAAGATGGGATATTCAAAAGATTCTATTGAAGTAAGATAA
- a CDS encoding M20 family metallo-hydrolase translates to MMIMNLIEEAIKLESDLIKINSVNPSFGGKGEKEKAEYVKKKLMEYVKKYDIKNYSLKEYNTTDKYGIERPNIVFKVDFGKEKTLHIISHLDTVPEGDISLWNTNPYEPVIKDGKIYGRGAEDNHKGIVSSILLLKMIFENKITPKYNLSLIFVSDEEDGSEYGLKYLLNNFENEIFKKDDLIIVPDFGTPTGEFIEIGEKGILWIKFTIKGKQCHGSMPESGLNSNIILFNFANELYKNLYETFSEKNPIFLPKYSTFEPTMLKNNVTNPNTIPGSVEVVFDCRILPNYKIEDVLNYINKFIEKFNFKKYIKHYDNSTTPKINYEILKLENPNYTDENSEIIKELKNAIKKVLNREAKLCGMGGGTVAAFLRYKGYKVGVWGIGEETAHQPNEYIKIEDLVKMAKVFYEILKQ, encoded by the coding sequence ATGATGATTATGAACTTAATAGAAGAAGCCATAAAATTGGAAAGTGATTTAATAAAAATTAACTCAGTTAATCCATCATTTGGTGGAAAAGGAGAGAAAGAAAAAGCAGAGTATGTTAAAAAAAAGTTAATGGAATATGTTAAAAAATATGACATAAAAAACTACTCCTTAAAAGAATATAATACTACTGACAAATATGGCATTGAGAGGCCAAATATAGTATTTAAAGTAGATTTTGGAAAAGAAAAAACTTTACATATTATATCTCACTTAGATACTGTCCCAGAAGGTGATATAAGTTTATGGAATACAAATCCTTATGAACCTGTAATTAAAGACGGAAAAATTTATGGTAGAGGAGCAGAAGATAACCATAAAGGGATAGTTTCCTCTATACTATTATTAAAAATGATTTTTGAGAATAAAATTACTCCAAAATATAACTTATCTTTAATCTTTGTTTCTGATGAAGAAGATGGTAGTGAATACGGCTTAAAATATCTCTTAAATAACTTTGAAAATGAGATATTCAAAAAAGATGATTTAATAATTGTCCCTGATTTTGGAACTCCAACGGGAGAATTTATTGAGATTGGAGAAAAAGGAATATTGTGGATAAAATTCACAATTAAAGGGAAACAGTGTCATGGAAGCATGCCAGAAAGTGGATTGAACTCAAATATTATTTTATTTAATTTTGCAAATGAATTATATAAAAATCTATATGAAACTTTTTCTGAAAAAAATCCAATATTTCTTCCAAAATATTCAACATTTGAACCAACTATGTTAAAAAACAATGTAACTAATCCAAATACAATTCCTGGAAGTGTAGAGGTTGTATTTGATTGTAGAATTTTACCAAATTACAAAATAGAGGATGTTTTAAATTATATAAATAAGTTTATAGAAAAATTCAACTTTAAAAAATACATTAAACACTATGATAACTCAACAACTCCAAAAATAAATTATGAAATATTAAAATTAGAAAATCCAAATTACACAGACGAAAATTCAGAAATTATTAAAGAGTTGAAAAATGCTATTAAAAAAGTATTAAATAGAGAGGCAAAACTTTGTGGAATGGGCGGAGGTACTGTTGCAGCATTTTTAAGATATAAGGGTTATAAAGTAGGAGTTTGGGGTATTGGAGAAGAAACTGCCCATCAACCTAATGAATACATTAAAATAGAGGATTTAGTAAAAATGGCTAAGGTTTTCTATGAAATTTTAAAACAGTGA
- a CDS encoding 50S ribosomal protein L6 — MPVAAYLERRIKILENVQVEINNNEVVVKSGGKELRRKFEHPKIVIKKEGDEIVVSCEYPRRKDKAMIGTITAHINNMIKGVTEGFTYKLKIRYAHFPMKVTVKGNEVIIENFLGEKHPRRAKILEGVTVKVSGEDVIVTGIDKEKVGQTAANIEQATRIKDKDPRVFQDGIYIVEKAGKVI, encoded by the coding sequence ATGCCAGTTGCTGCCTATCTTGAAAGAAGAATTAAAATTCTAGAAAATGTTCAAGTTGAAATAAATAACAATGAAGTCGTTGTTAAAAGTGGAGGAAAAGAATTAAGAAGAAAATTTGAACATCCAAAAATTGTAATTAAAAAAGAAGGAGATGAAATTGTTGTATCTTGCGAATACCCAAGAAGAAAAGATAAAGCAATGATTGGAACTATAACAGCACATATAAATAATATGATTAAAGGAGTTACAGAAGGATTTACATACAAACTAAAAATTAGATATGCACACTTCCCAATGAAAGTTACTGTAAAAGGAAATGAAGTCATCATTGAAAACTTCTTAGGAGAGAAGCATCCAAGAAGAGCGAAAATCTTAGAAGGAGTTACAGTCAAAGTTAGTGGAGAAGATGTTATAGTTACTGGAATCGATAAAGAAAAAGTAGGGCAAACTGCCGCCAATATAGAACAGGCTACAAGAATTAAAGATAAAGATCCAAGAGTTTTCCAAGATGGAATTTATATTGTAGAAAAGGCTGGAAAGGTCATCTAA
- the mfnE gene encoding [5-(aminomethyl)furan-3-yl]methyl phosphate kinase, with amino-acid sequence MHIVKIGGSLTYDAKPLLKTLKNYAKKNNKNIVIIPGGGEFANVVRKIGKSLNLSNSLSHKLAIKCMDLIGEIYSEIGNIKAYDTLFDLKREIKKEKIAILLPSKILISTDISEHSWDVTSDSLSLYIGNLLDVKEIIIATDVDGIYDKFPGGKLLNIINANEIQGLTSVDKTFPILLKKFKMTAYVVNGKYPQRVIDILEEKPNIYTKIVID; translated from the coding sequence ATGCACATTGTAAAAATTGGAGGTTCTTTAACCTATGATGCCAAACCTTTATTAAAAACACTAAAAAATTATGCTAAAAAAAATAATAAAAATATCGTTATAATACCAGGAGGAGGAGAATTCGCAAATGTTGTTAGAAAAATAGGCAAATCTTTAAATCTTTCAAATTCATTATCTCACAAATTAGCAATAAAATGTATGGACTTAATTGGAGAAATTTACTCTGAAATAGGAAATATTAAAGCATATGATACATTGTTTGATTTAAAAAGAGAAATAAAAAAAGAAAAAATAGCAATATTATTACCCTCAAAAATTTTAATATCCACTGACATATCTGAACATTCTTGGGATGTAACATCAGACTCATTAAGTTTATATATTGGAAATCTATTAGATGTTAAAGAAATAATAATAGCTACAGATGTTGATGGAATATATGATAAGTTCCCTGGAGGGAAACTATTAAATATTATTAATGCGAATGAAATACAAGGCTTAACCTCTGTAGATAAAACTTTTCCTATTCTCTTAAAAAAATTTAAAATGACTGCTTATGTTGTAAATGGCAAATATCCTCAGAGAGTTATTGATATTTTAGAAGAAAAACCTAACATATATACAAAAATTGTTATAGATTAA
- a CDS encoding 30S ribosomal protein S8 yields MSLMDPLANALNHISNCERVGKKVVYIKPASKLIGRVLKVMQDHGYIGEFEFIEDGRGGIYKVELVGKINKCGAIKPRFPVKKFGYEKFEKRYLPARDFGILIVSTTQGVMSHEEAKRKGLGGRLLAYVY; encoded by the coding sequence ATGAGTTTAATGGACCCACTAGCGAATGCATTAAATCATATTTCCAACTGTGAGAGAGTGGGTAAAAAAGTAGTGTATATAAAACCTGCATCTAAGTTAATAGGGAGAGTTTTAAAAGTTATGCAAGATCATGGCTATATAGGAGAATTTGAATTTATAGAAGATGGAAGAGGAGGAATTTATAAAGTTGAATTAGTAGGTAAGATAAACAAATGTGGTGCTATAAAGCCAAGATTTCCTGTTAAAAAATTTGGATATGAAAAGTTTGAAAAAAGATACTTGCCAGCAAGAGATTTTGGGATTTTAATAGTTTCAACTACTCAGGGAGTTATGAGCCATGAAGAAGCAAAGAGAAAAGGGTTAGGTGGAAGATTATTAGCTTACGTCTATTAA
- a CDS encoding 30S ribosomal protein S3 — MIERVFVKENVKRLLIDEYFKEELSRAGYSHCEIRKTPIGTKIIIYAEKPGFVIGRRGSRIRELTETLSKEFGVEKPQIDVKPVENPDLDAQVVALKIAQSLERGLHFRRVGHTAVRRVMNAGAKGVVVIISGKLTGERARTEKFMAGYMKHCGEPAEDLVDKGRAIAKTKPGIIGVTVKIMRPDVLLPDEIIIKEDAEVKHVVEEEEQ, encoded by the coding sequence ATGATTGAAAGAGTATTTGTTAAAGAAAATGTTAAAAGATTATTGATTGATGAATATTTTAAAGAAGAGTTAAGTAGAGCAGGTTACAGTCACTGTGAGATAAGAAAAACACCAATAGGAACAAAGATTATAATATATGCTGAAAAACCTGGTTTTGTTATAGGTAGAAGAGGTAGTAGAATAAGAGAATTAACTGAAACATTAAGTAAAGAGTTTGGTGTTGAAAAACCACAAATCGATGTTAAGCCCGTAGAAAATCCTGACTTGGATGCTCAAGTTGTCGCTTTAAAAATAGCTCAGTCATTGGAGAGAGGATTACATTTCAGAAGAGTTGGACATACTGCTGTAAGAAGAGTTATGAATGCTGGTGCTAAGGGAGTTGTAGTAATTATTTCTGGAAAATTAACTGGAGAAAGAGCAAGAACTGAGAAATTTATGGCTGGATATATGAAACACTGTGGAGAACCTGCTGAGGATTTAGTAGATAAGGGAAGAGCAATTGCAAAAACAAAGCCTGGGATTATTGGAGTTACAGTAAAAATTATGAGACCAGATGTTTTATTACCAGATGAAATTATAATTAAAGAAGATGCAGAAGTTAAACATGTAGTAGAAGAGGAGGAACAATAA
- a CDS encoding 30S ribosomal protein S14 → MAKKPWKKKYGYGIRPCQRCGHVGPGLIRKYGLNLCRQCFREIAHKLGFKKLD, encoded by the coding sequence ATGGCTAAAAAACCTTGGAAAAAAAAGTATGGATATGGTATTAGACCATGTCAAAGATGTGGTCATGTAGGACCAGGATTAATTAGGAAGTATGGATTAAACCTTTGCAGACAATGTTTTAGAGAAATAGCTCATAAATTAGGTTTTAAAAAACTTGACTAA
- the rpmC gene encoding 50S ribosomal protein L29, translating into MAILRANELREMSIDELKEKLVELKRELLKERVSIATSGSPTNPGRMREIKRTIARILTIMNEKKRMASQ; encoded by the coding sequence ATGGCAATATTAAGAGCTAATGAGTTAAGAGAAATGTCTATTGATGAATTAAAAGAAAAACTTGTAGAACTTAAAAGAGAGTTGTTAAAGGAAAGAGTTAGTATAGCTACTTCTGGATCTCCAACAAATCCAGGTAGAATGAGAGAAATTAAAAGAACTATTGCAAGAATATTAACAATAATGAATGAAAAGAAAAGAATGGCTTCACAATAA
- a CDS encoding elongation factor 1-beta — MASVLAKIKIMPKSPEVDKEQLKEKVKKVLETQDVAIRGLFDEPLAFGLYTVYVVIEMEEREGGTEPIENALAEIDDVESVETVEVSLA, encoded by the coding sequence ATGGCGTCAGTGTTAGCAAAAATAAAAATAATGCCAAAAAGCCCAGAAGTTGATAAAGAACAGTTAAAAGAAAAAGTAAAAAAAGTTTTAGAAACTCAGGATGTTGCTATAAGAGGATTATTTGATGAGCCATTAGCTTTTGGATTATACACAGTATATGTAGTTATTGAAATGGAAGAAAGAGAAGGAGGAACAGAACCTATAGAAAATGCTTTAGCTGAAATTGACGATGTTGAAAGTGTAGAAACCGTAGAAGTTTCATTAGCATAA
- a CDS encoding DUF1847 domain-containing protein — protein sequence MKCSKCIKKLCYIGKNCGKDIIKELLEEYYKKENLKITKVSSYIEASYYMKKTRLEEIIEFCKLMDYKKIGIAFCIGLENEAKILDEILSQHFDVYSVCCKVCGIDKDILKLKKINNNNKEAMCNPIGQAKILNEIRTDLNIIVGLCIGHDILFQKYSNAPTTTFIVKDRVLSHNPAGALYSKYYLKKLKNLKS from the coding sequence ATGAAGTGCTCAAAATGTATTAAAAAACTTTGTTATATTGGAAAAAATTGCGGAAAGGATATAATTAAAGAACTTTTAGAAGAATACTATAAAAAAGAGAATTTGAAAATAACTAAGGTTTCTTCTTATATAGAGGCTTCATACTATATGAAAAAGACAAGATTGGAGGAAATTATTGAATTTTGCAAACTTATGGATTATAAAAAGATTGGCATAGCATTTTGCATAGGTTTAGAAAATGAAGCAAAAATATTGGATGAAATTTTATCACAACATTTTGATGTTTATTCTGTTTGTTGTAAAGTTTGTGGAATTGATAAGGATATTTTAAAATTAAAGAAAATTAACAATAATAATAAAGAGGCTATGTGCAATCCCATAGGACAGGCTAAAATTTTAAATGAGATTAGGACTGATTTAAATATTATTGTAGGTTTATGTATAGGGCACGACATTTTATTTCAAAAATATTCAAATGCACCAACAACAACATTTATTGTTAAAGATAGAGTTTTATCTCATAACCCAGCGGGGGCTTTATATAGCAAATACTATTTAAAAAAGTTAAAAAATTTAAAATCTTAG